The Nostoc sp. 'Lobaria pulmonaria (5183) cyanobiont' DNA window AAGTACTTTTAAGTACAAGAGTACCACGGGGACGTAGGGCGCGGCGGGCGATCGCAAATCCTTCTGGGTTGCCAGTACATTCTACTGAGATATCAAAATATCCATCTGTAACAGCGTCGGCCAGACTCGTTTTTATCCCCCGTGCCTCTAGGTTAGCCAGTTTATCTTGATGACGACCCACAGCTAAGAGTTCACAGCTAGTTAGAGCTAGTGTCTGGGCTACCAACTGCCCTAGTTTGCCATCTCCAACCACTATCACCCGATCGTTTGGATGCAATGGCACTTGCTGCTGAATTTCCAAAGCTGCTGCTAAAGGTTCAGTAAATGTTGCTACTTCTGTTGGTACATTCTCAGGTACGGGATGCAGGTTCTGCACCGGCAAACAGAGATATTCACTAAAGGCTCCGTTGCGGTTGACAATACCCAGAACTGTACGATTTTCGCAGTGAGTTGGTTGTCCACTACGACAAAACCGACAATGCCCACACACAGCGTTGATTTCTCCAACTACGCGCTGGTTCACTAAGTGTTGTGGCCCTTGTTCAACGATGCCAACAAATTCATGCCCCAAAATACCAGTGTAAGGATAGTAGCCTCTGAGTAGTTCTAGGTCAGTGTTGCAGATACCTGCACGCAAGACGCGTATCAAGGCTTCTCCTTGTGGTGGTTCAGGAATGGGAATATCTGTACGTAATTGCAACTGGTTGTTTTCGAGCCAAAGTCCTTTCATTTTTCTTCACGTCCTTTGCCTAATTATGTTGTCATACCACTTTAAAAAATTTTTATAAATATTTATAAATATATATACGAGCGTACATCTGTACCCCTATAACCACACCTATGTCTCTGTAGAAGGTATTTCTTTAATTCTAGTTACATCAACTTTGCTTAACCAAGTAACTAAGTCATCTGAACCAAGTGCAATCTCACTTCCCAAGGTTTTGATATAGAGAAGTCCATCACTGATAATTAAATCTCTAATTGGATACCATGAATCTCGTGTTCTAATCAGAAGTTCTAACGGAATCCCTGGTCTGGAAGTATACTTACGATATGTCCACCAGGCTCGCCATAGAATGACACATTTAGTACAGTGCATTTGATAGCCTTTGGGAACTTCGCAGTATTGATACTGATAGAAACCCCGACTATCTACTTCTCCTTTGAGGATATAACTATATTCTGCTAATGCCTGATTTATCAATTCCCACTGGGTTGATTTTGGAGAAATCGAGAATTCAGATAGAGTGTGAGATATTTGAGCAGTGACAATTACGCCTTCAGATTTTGCTGTCAGTTGATTTGTTTTATACACTGTTTGCGCTGTCAAAACAGGATTTGACAACAAAACGTCTTTTTTCTGAATAGAGTTTTGTACAAACTCTCGAATTAAATCTA harbors:
- a CDS encoding MDR/zinc-dependent alcohol dehydrogenase-like family protein yields the protein MKGLWLENNQLQLRTDIPIPEPPQGEALIRVLRAGICNTDLELLRGYYPYTGILGHEFVGIVEQGPQHLVNQRVVGEINAVCGHCRFCRSGQPTHCENRTVLGIVNRNGAFSEYLCLPVQNLHPVPENVPTEVATFTEPLAAALEIQQQVPLHPNDRVIVVGDGKLGQLVAQTLALTSCELLAVGRHQDKLANLEARGIKTSLADAVTDGYFDISVECTGNPEGFAIARRALRPRGTLVLKSTYAGNLSLDASSLVVDEITLIGSRCGPFTPALQLLATGKVDVQPLIHATYPLIEGLAAFEHAQSRGVLKVLLEIS